TTACCGCGCTCAGGGGCTTCCCTTCATCGCGGGCAATTTCTTCAGCTTCTTTGGCAAGTTCAGGTGGGAGTGATATTGTTTTCTTCACTGCTATTGTCATATTAAGTATCCTCCATACTGGTATGAATAAATACTACCACAATTTGTCAGAAAAAAACAAGGGAATGCTTATGTTCTTATATTCTTAAACCGTTCATATTTTAAACGCCTCTTTATTCCCCCTGTAATATTTTAAAAATACTTCTAAATCAATAAGTTATATCCATACTAATTAAAATAACCCCTCTTTGATACCGTTCATATTTTAAACGCCCAATAAGTTTCATTTTTAAATATCCCTTAAAAATCAAGCCATTATAGTAAAGCACCGTTTATGCTATAGATAGGGTAGGAATTAAAACAATCCGGAGGTAAAAATGAAAAAAAATCTCTTATTTGTAACCTATCAAGACGAAGAATGTGATGAAGGACTTTCATATGTAATTGATCTGGCAAAAATTATGGACAGGGGCATAACTATTTTGCTCGTATACAAACAAAAATTAATGGAAAAGTTTGAAAACATAATGACTGCTGTTACATTTGCAGAGGCAGGCGAACATAAGACAGCGCAGGAAATACTCTCAACAAATGACAAAAAGAATGCCGGGGCCATCAGCCTTCTTCTTGAAAAATGCCGCAAGTCAGGAGTTGATACCAATATCCAGACAACAACAATGGATATAGGTTTGGCAGTAAAAGATTTCCTCAAACAAAAAAATACCGTAGATATGGTCTTGTTGAGCCCAAGCATAACCAACAACGGAAATATTACATCAAGTGATTTACAAAAACTCGTTAGAACGGCATCAAGACCTGTTGTAACAATGGCGAGTCAGATTTATGCTTCGTGAATTTCTTCCAATCAGCAAGGAGACGCATCAATGAATTTTATGTATCTTTACTTACCGATAGCCTTAACAAGCATCAACATTATAATTCCGATCGGGCTGGGGCTTGCAGTAGGCTTGCTGTCCGGTCTTTTCGGCGTCGGCGGGGGGTTTTTGATGACCCCACTTCTAATAATGTTCGGTATTCCCTCAACTGTTGCAGCTGCAACGGATTCAAATCAGATAGTTGCCGCATCAACCTCCGGGACATATGCGCACTGGAAGGTCGGCAATGTGGATTTCAAGATGGGATTATATCTCCTTATCGGCGGGTTTATCGGAGGACTTTTGGGCGTACAGGCCATAAGAGTTCTCAATGCAACGGGCAATGCAGACTTCGTCATAAAAATGACTTATGTCCTGATGCTTGGGATAGTCGGAACATATATGCTCATTGAAAGTTTAAACAGTATGAAGAAAAAAAAGACGGAGGCGGTCAAAACTGAAAAAGAATCAGGACTGACAAAATTCCTCAAGTCACTCCCATTTCAAACGCACTTTGAAAAATCAGGGGTAACACATTCCACGCTTGTTCCGATTTTATTCGGAGGTTTTGTCGGCATACTCGCTGCAATCATGGGAGTCGGCGGCGGTTTCCTAATGGTTCCTGTCATGGTCTACGTTTTAAAAATGCCAATGCATGTCGTTGTAGGCACAAGCCTCTTTCAGATATTGTTTAACTGCATAGAAGTTACTTTTCTTCAGGCTTATACCAATCACAACGTGGATTTTATCCTTGCAGTGCTTTTGCTGTTAGGCTCCACTGTCGGGGCACAGGCAGGAGCGGTATTCGGCAGGAAAATGAAAGGGGAACAGCTAAAGATAATACTCGCAGTGATAGTTCTCATAGTGACAGTAAAAATAATCTTTGAACTTACATTAACGCCGTCATTGCTTCTATCACAGGTTGGAAAACACTGATGAAAAATTTTAAATTTTTAATATTTTTATTGCCATGCATATTCATATTCACAGGGGAATCATCTGCTGAACTTACAATAAAGGCAAACCACAACCATATTAAGATAGATTTCTTTTATCATGGCAGTATTGTAAGCGTTGCCGGAAATGCCGATTCCGGCACTGACCTGATTATTAAAATAGCTTCTCCCAACGGACATGATGTTCTGAAACAGAGAGGAAAGACAGCAGGATTTTTGTGGATGAACAAAGGGACAGTAAATTTTAAGAATACACCAAATCTCTATTCCATTTACAGTACAAAAAAAATTGAGGATCTCCTGAGCAAAGAGGAAACGGATAAGTATGTTCTCGGCTATCCGGCTTTAAGCAGACAGATAAAAATGACACCTGTTTCAAATGAGGATGAAAAATCAAAATGGTTCAATGAATTCGTAAAATATAAGGAATCCTCAAATCTTTACACAATATCTTCGAGTAAAATAATAACCACGGCAAAAGACGGCAGGCAGGCTTATTATATTCTGACAAGCTGGCCTTATCAGGCGCCTCCGGGGAATTATCTCGTTACCGTATATGCGGTAAGGGATAAAAAGGTCCTTGAGAAAGCAGAGGCAAAGGTATCGGTTGAACAGGTTGGTATCGTAAAGATACTTGCCGGCATGGCAAAGAATAAAGCCGCTTTATACGGGATTATATCCGTAATGGCGGCGCTGGCTGCCGGTTTTGGAGTCGGACTCATATTCAGAAAGGGCGGAGGGGCTCATTAAGCTATGTACGAAAAAATTTTAGTGGGATTTGATGACTCTCAGCACAGCAAAGCGGCGTTGATTGAGGCGGCAAACTGGATCAAAAAACACGGCAGTAAACTTATTTTAGTGCATGCCGTGTTTTTTGATTCCGAGGAATTCGGAATTGCGCCGGAGCAATTGGAAAAACGCATGAAGGCAGGCGAAAAAGTGTGTGTTCAAACAAAAGCAATGTTAACTTCTGAATTTGGAATAGAAGTACAATCCCTGCTTCGTGAGGGGGAGCCTCCTGCAGTCATAGTTGACATTGCAAAGGAAGAGAAGGCGGATTTAATAATGCTGGGCACATACGGCAGAAAAGGGCTGAAAAGACTGCTTATGGGGAGCGTGACCTCACAGGTCATTGTAAATTCTTCAATTGATGTGCTGGTAGTGAAAAAACCGTGTACAGAATGCACCGGAGAATATAAATCTATCCTGGTTCCTTTTGACGGTTCGGCATCCAGTCAAAAGGCATTAAACCTCGCCTGCCGTTTGTCAAAAACAGATAATGCAGAATTGCAAATCCTGTATGTTATTCCGCGCTATGAAGAAATGGTGGAATTTTTTAAAAGCAGCTCAATTAAGAAAAGTCTTCTTCTTGAAGCGCAGAAAATTATTAGTACGGCAAAGGGAATTGCCTCAGAGCTTGGGGTATCCGTCAAAGATGAAATACAAGAAGGGAATGCGGCTGAGAAAATCGTTGAAACCTCAAATAAACTGAATACCGACTTGATAGTGATGGGGAGTTACGGGTACAGCGGTGTCAACAAGGCGATCATAGGAAGCACAGCAGAAAGAGTAATCACCAATGCATCCTGTCCCATTCTGGTCGTGAGGTAACGGAACATGAAAGGGTACAGAAAAATCCTTATAGCAGTCAACGGCTCAAAAGAGGTCCTTGTCAACGGGCTTAAACTTGCGCAAGATGAAAAATGCTGGGTAACAGTTGTAAAGGTGATACCGCCGAATGAGGGAGACCTT
This genomic interval from Nitrospirota bacterium contains the following:
- a CDS encoding TIGR02186 family protein, translated to MKNFKFLIFLLPCIFIFTGESSAELTIKANHNHIKIDFFYHGSIVSVAGNADSGTDLIIKIASPNGHDVLKQRGKTAGFLWMNKGTVNFKNTPNLYSIYSTKKIEDLLSKEETDKYVLGYPALSRQIKMTPVSNEDEKSKWFNEFVKYKESSNLYTISSSKIITTAKDGRQAYYILTSWPYQAPPGNYLVTVYAVRDKKVLEKAEAKVSVEQVGIVKILAGMAKNKAALYGIISVMAALAAGFGVGLIFRKGGGAH
- a CDS encoding sulfite exporter TauE/SafE family protein, yielding MNFMYLYLPIALTSINIIIPIGLGLAVGLLSGLFGVGGGFLMTPLLIMFGIPSTVAAATDSNQIVAASTSGTYAHWKVGNVDFKMGLYLLIGGFIGGLLGVQAIRVLNATGNADFVIKMTYVLMLGIVGTYMLIESLNSMKKKKTEAVKTEKESGLTKFLKSLPFQTHFEKSGVTHSTLVPILFGGFVGILAAIMGVGGGFLMVPVMVYVLKMPMHVVVGTSLFQILFNCIEVTFLQAYTNHNVDFILAVLLLLGSTVGAQAGAVFGRKMKGEQLKIILAVIVLIVTVKIIFELTLTPSLLLSQVGKH
- a CDS encoding universal stress protein; translated protein: MYEKILVGFDDSQHSKAALIEAANWIKKHGSKLILVHAVFFDSEEFGIAPEQLEKRMKAGEKVCVQTKAMLTSEFGIEVQSLLREGEPPAVIVDIAKEEKADLIMLGTYGRKGLKRLLMGSVTSQVIVNSSIDVLVVKKPCTECTGEYKSILVPFDGSASSQKALNLACRLSKTDNAELQILYVIPRYEEMVEFFKSSSIKKSLLLEAQKIISTAKGIASELGVSVKDEIQEGNAAEKIVETSNKLNTDLIVMGSYGYSGVNKAIIGSTAERVITNASCPILVVR